A window from Fragaria vesca subsp. vesca linkage group LG5, FraVesHawaii_1.0, whole genome shotgun sequence encodes these proteins:
- the LOC101308088 gene encoding protein TRANSPARENT TESTA 12-like: MREEEDDPHTLLVPQHQEDANLIERTWLESKKLWQVAAPSIFSRLAMFSVTVVTQSFAGHLSDLDLAAISIATTVIIAVTFGFMLGMASALETLCGQAYGAKQYHMLGTYMQRSWVVLFLCAVLLLPLFVFATPLLKLMGQPEVVAEQTGLVCLWLIPFHLSFPFQLTLQRFLQSQRKTGVIAWVSGGVLALHVFVSWVFVYELRIGIVGTALTIGLAWWLSVLGFFLYTICGGCKETWTGFSAEAFVGLWDFFKLSLASGFMLLLENIYFRALVIVSGYMHNTEIAVDALSICMSIYAWESMIPLGFLAAVGVRVANELGASNAKGAKFATSVAVLTSLAVGLLFSLILIAFHEKLAMIFTSSIPVVTMANDLSVLLAFTILLNCIQPVLSGVAIGSGRQAIVAIVNIGSYYLVGMPAGVVLGWLLMFGIKGLWAGMISGTVVQTLILIIITMRCDWEKEAERAHIHITKDAATPLIFSQ; encoded by the exons ATGAGGGAAGAAGAAGACGACCCTCATACTCTGTTAGTCCCACAGCATCAAGAAGACGCTAATCTGATCGAACGTACTTGGTTAGAGTCGAAGAAGCTATGGCAAGTAGCAGCCCCATCCATCTTCAGCCGCCTCGCTATGTTCTCTGTCACCGTCGTCACCCAATCCTTCGCCGGCCACCTCAGTGACCTCGACCTCGCCGCCATTTCCATCGCCACCACCGTCATCATTGCCGTCACATTCGGTTTCATG CTAGGCATGGCCAGCGCGCTCGAGACTCTGTGTGGTCAGGCCTACGGAGCTAAACAGTACCACATGTTGGGGACGTATATGCAGCGTTCTTGGGTGGTTCTGTTTCTATGTGCAGTGTTGCTTTTACCTCTATTTGTGTTTGCTACGCCATTGTTGAAGCTCATGGGACAGCCAGAGGTTGTGGCCGAGCAGACTGGTTTAGTTTGCCTCTGGTTGATTCCGTTTCACTTGAGCTTCCCATTTCAGCTGACACTGCAGAGATTCTTGCAGAGTCAGCGAAAGACTGGAGTGATTGCCTGGGTTTCTGGAGGGGTTTTGGCCCTCCATGTGTTTGTGAGTTGGGTTTTTGTGTATGAGTTGAGGATTGGGATTGTTGGGACTGCTCTTACTATTGGTTTGGCTTGGTGGTTATCGGTTTTGGGTTTCTTTCTGTACACTATTTGTGGTGGTTGTAAAGAAACATGGACTGGTTTTTCAGCTGAAGCTTTTGTTGGGCTCTGGGATTTCTTTAAGCTTTCTTTGGCTTCTGGGTTCATGCTCTT ATTGGAGAATATTTATTTTAGAGCTTTGGTGATAGTGTCTGGGTATATGCACAATACTGAGATTGCTGTTGATGCCCTTTCCATATG CATGAGTATCTATGCTTGGGAGTCTATGATTCCACTAGGATTTCTGGCAGCAGTTGG AGTGCGGGTAGCAAATGAACTTGGCGCAAGCAACGCCAAAGGTGCAAAATTTGCAACCTCAGTTGCAGTCTTGACCTCCCTAGCAGTGGGACTTCTGTTTTCCTTAATATTAATAGCTTTCCATGAGAAGCTTGCAATGATCTTTACCTCCAGCATTCCTGTTGTCACTATGGCCAATGATTTATCAGTCTTGTTGGCATTCACCATTCTCCTCAATTGCATTCAACCAGTGCTATCAG GAGTTGCAATCGGATCTGGTCGGCAAGCAATAGTAGCTATTGTAAATATAGGTAGCTACTACCTGGTTGGCATGCCTGCTGGGGTTGTTTTAGGATGGTTGTTAATGTTTGGTATTAAG GGCTTGTGGGCTGGAATGATCAGTGGAACTGTGGTTCAAACCTTGATACTGATAATTATCACCATGAGATGTGATTGGGAAAAAGAG GCAGAGAGAGCTCATATTCACATAACAAAGGATGCGGCTACACCATTGATCTTTTCTCAATGA